The Bicyclus anynana chromosome Z, ilBicAnyn1.1, whole genome shotgun sequence genome window below encodes:
- the LOC128199743 gene encoding uncharacterized protein K02A2.6-like has translation MSTYLGHLQNFDHKNGEWQIFKGKLTQFFNINSVDDNVKKIGILLTHISDETYRLAANLAYPQQLDSLGYGEVVALLDGHFKLRQCSFADKANFYGASRSPGESLGDWAARLRGLATYCDFGAALETNLVDRFVLGLGSGPERDKLFEQRPSTLTLTRAIELAEQAESAKKGKVVRPEIDAVHVKEEPVFRAEFQGRASRATPFRSGRGAFVNNSDSTRLRDPRCQVCGLKNHQSDKCRYKGYRCKKCGVKGHLKSVCVRDNIGVSAGVYRVEDEPCGVDEACKECKNFNLRYVSDKPILVDLTLGNKKMTMELDSGSGLCVISEMLYKDKFTNFKLSKSNVTMCMYSGHKITPLGFFSINANFNNVKKRIKIFVIKNGGPPLLGRDFMSAFNLAITTMNKLNYLCDDKDVQRLLEKFSDLWRDELGSFNKFKVKLQLKDNSVPKFFKPRPVPFALKDKVEQELDRLVRVGILVPINYSQYATPIVPVLKANGQVKIAGDFSVTLNKDLLIEKYPLPRIEEVFAKIGGGERYSKIDLKNAYNQFILDESCQDLTAINTHKGLYKYTRLLYGLANAPAIFQKSMETLLCGIDGVSVWLDDICITGPDRLSHLKRLDEVLSKLCDAGLRLERNKCEFFKESVKYLGYVISKNGLKTCPEKVQAILNAPEPTNVTEVKRFLGFVNYYRHFIPNASALLRPLHDLLRSGTAWQWGEHQRASVAAVRRCLSSERVLAHFEPTAQLILACDAGPDGLGAILSQRAADGAERPLAYASRSLSASEKNYSQIQKEATAIIFGVKRFHQYLYGCKKPFVLKTDHRPLVSIFNSKTGIPVTTALRLQRYAIILSAYNYTVQYVSSNNNAAADYFSRAPLLDSCVTDHDEVDTPYALRFLDETSAAVNARDIKQMTERDTTLQTVIKYLKRGWPRKVTCSSILPYFQCKSDLQFENGCLFRGHRIVIPSSLREKMLIELHDTHLGIVKSKSNARVRMWWPQIDAHIERWVGSCATCAQLRAAPPRDPPAPWPAATAPWQRVHIDYMTVGQRVYLVVVDSFSKWVECLYMHNGTSTKSLIVKLKNIFSTFGLPKVLISDNDVKINSSDFKNFCLCNGIKYMTTPIYHPPSNGQADNSVRTCKKMLKCIIKDSPTVHQAHELLLGYLFNYRNTVHCTTGETPARLMFGRNLRSRLDLILPLSNSEVHVHAVPGKRCFTVGDVVWVRWYSARKEAWQLGTIKEKIGNKMYKIFIHDLENCCIRHVDQIINYTGNKIADSESHPSSTSPSAPACQPSAEPMVDQCTQPEVTDAVDMVEEKMNEAQVSMVPDAERVTDEGEKEEWRDCEVWRHIATSAPPWKPT, from the coding sequence ATGTCGACTTATTTGggtcatttacaaaattttgaccACAAGAATGGCGAGTGGCAGATATTCAAAGGGAAGTTGAcgcaatttttcaatattaatagtGTGGACGATAACGTGAAAAAGATTGGGATTTTATTAACTCACATCAGCGACGAAACTTACCGTTTGGCAGCGAATTTAGCGTACCCGCAGCAGTTGGACTCACTAGGTTACGGAGAAGTCGTGGCATTACTGGACGGCCATTTTAAACTACGACAGTGCTCGTTTGCTGACAAGGCGAATTTCTACGGAGCGAGTAGAAGCCCAGGCGAGTCATTAGGAGACTGGGCGGCGCGATTGCGAGGTCTGGCGACATATTGCGACTTCGGCGCCGCCTTGGAAACCAACCTAGTGGATCGTTTTGTCCTCGGTTTGGGATCAGGCCCGGAACGCGATAAGCTCTTTGAACAAAGACCTTCTACGCTCACGCTGACTCGAGCTATTGAGCTAGCGGAGCAGGCAGAAAGTGCGAAAAAGGGGAAGGTGGTACGTCCTGAAATAGATGCAGTGCACGTCAAGGAGGAGCCGGTGTTCCGCGCGGAATTCCAAGGTCGCGCTAGCCGCGCCACCCCGTTTCGGTCGGGCCGCGGTGCTTTTGTCAACAACAGTGATTCGACGAGACTTCGTGATCCGCGATGTCAAGTCTGTGGTCTGAAGAATCATCAAAGTGATAAGTGCCGTTACAAGGGCTATAGATGCAAAAAGTGCGGGGTCAAGGGTCACCTTAAAAGTGTCTGTGTGCGCGATAATATCGGGGTCAGTGCGGGCGTTTACCGTGTGGAAGATGAGCCTTGTGGGGTTGACGAAGCGTGCAAGGagtgtaaaaattttaatttaaggtaCGTGAGTGATAAACCTATACTAGTCGACCTAACCTTAGGTAACAAAAAAATGACTATGGAGCTTGACTCGGGGTCAGGGCTTTGTGTGATTTCAGAGATGTTGTATAAAGACAAGTtcactaattttaaattatctaaaagtAATGTAACTATGTGCATGTATAGCGGACATAAAATAACACCTTTAGGTTTTTTTTCGATTAATgccaattttaataatgtaaaaaaaagaattaaaatctttgttataaaaaacggaggtcctccCTTATTGGGTAGGGATTTTATGTCTGCATTTAATTTAGCAATCACTACtatgaacaaattaaattatttatgtgatGATAAAGATGTACAACGTCTGTTAGAAAAGTTCTCTGACCTTTGGCGTGATGAGTTGGGttcgtttaataaatttaaagtgaAGTTGCAACTAAAAGATAATTCTGTTCCAAAATTTTTTAAGCCACGCCCCGTACCTTTTGCCCTTAAAGATAAAGTAGAACAAGAACTCGATAGATTAGTAAGAGTAGGTATTTTAGTTCCTATTAATTATTCTCAATATGCTACTCCGATAGTGCCTGTACTGAAGGCTAACGGTCAAGTTAAGATTGCAGGTGATTTTTCTGTAACATTGAACAAGGACCtcttaatagaaaaatatccACTGCCTCGGATTGAGGAAGTATTTGCAAAGATTGGAGGAGGTGAGCGTTATAGTAAGATTGATTTAAAAAACGCCTACAATCAGTTTATTTTGGATGAATCTTGTCAGGACCTCACCGCAATAAATACTCACAAAGGGCTCTATAAGTACACACGTCTTCTCTATGGCCTAGCTAACGCTCCTGCGATTTTTCAAAAGTCTATGGAAACCCTACTATGTGGTATAGACGGAGTAAGTGTGTGGCTCGACGATATATGTATAACGGGACCCGATAGGTTAAGTCATTTAAAAAGACTCGACGAAGTTCTTAGTAAACTTTGTGACGCGGGGTTGCGTTTAGAGAGGAATAAATGCGAATTTTTCAAAGAAAGTGTTAAGTACTTAGGATACGTCATAAGTAAAAATGGGTTAAAGACTTGTCCGGAAAAGGTCCAAGCTATACTTAACGCGCCAGAGCCGACAAACGTTACTGAAGTGAAAAGGTTTTTaggttttgtaaattattataggcATTTTATACCTAACGCGTCAGCTTTGCTGCGACCGTTGCATGATTTGTTACGCAGCGGTACAGCGTGGCAGTGGGGCGAGCATCAACGCGCTAGCGTGGCGGCTGTACGCCGCTGTTTGTCGTCGGAGCGTGTCCTCGCGCACTTTGAGCCCACGGCACAACTTATTTTAGCTTGCGATGCCGGGCCCGACGGCTTGGGTGCTATACTTTCACAAAGGGCCGCCGATGGCGCTGAGCGCCCGTTGGCGTATGCCTCGCGTTCTCTCTCAGCCAGCGAGAAAAATTATAGCCAAATACAAAAAGAGGCTACTGCTATAATTTTTGGTGTAAAACGTTTCCATCAGTATTTATACGGCTGTAAAAAACCTTTTGTACTGAAAACCGATCATAGGCCATTAGTATCGATTTTTAACAGCAAAACGGGTATACCGGTCACGACGGCGCTGCGGTTACAAAGGTATGCTATTATTTTATCAGCATATAATTACACCGTGCAATATGTGTCAAGCAATAATAACGCGGCGGCCGACTATTTTTCACGCGCCCCCTTACTTGATAGTTGTGTTACAGATCATGATGAAGTAGATACTCCCTACGCGCTCCGTTTTTTAGACGAAACATCCGCGGCTGTTAATGCTCGTGACATTAAACAGATGACGGAACGCGATACGACGTTGCAgactgttattaaatatttaaaacgagGATGGCCTCGAAAAGTGACCTGTAGTTCAATTTTACCTTATTTTCAATGTAAGTCTGATTTACAGTTCGAAAATGGTTGTCTTTTTAGAGGTCATAGAATAGTAATACCTTCCTCGCTCAGGGAAAAGATGTTGATAGAATTACACGACACACACTTGGGCATCGTTAAGAGCAAGAGTAACGCACGGGTGCGCATGTGGTGGCCGCAGATAGACGCACACATCGAACGCTGGGTGGGCTCGTGTGCGACGTGCGCGCAGCTCCGCGCCGCGCCCCCGCGCGACCCGCCCGCGCCGTGGCCTGCCGCCACTGCTCCCTGGCAGCGCGTGCATATAGACTACATGACTGTAGGCCAAAGGGTGTATCTAGTAGTGGTCGATTCGTTCAGTAAATGGGTCGAGTGTCTGTATATGCACAATGGAACGTCGACTAAATCATTAatagtaaaactaaaaaacatattttcaacaTTCGGGCTTCCAAAGGTTTTGATTAGCGATAACGACGTTAAAATAAATTCgagtgattttaaaaatttctgttTATGCAACGGAATAAAATACATGACGACTCCCATATATCATCCGCCAAGCAATGGTCAAGCCGATAATTCGGTCAGAACTTGtaagaaaatgttaaaatgtattataaaagataGCCCGACAGTTCACCAGGCTCATGAGTTGTTATTaggatatttgtttaattataggAACACCGTACACTGCACCACCGGCGAAACACCAGCTCGGCTAATGTTCGGCAGAAATCTTAGATCTCgcttagatttaattttaccgTTAAGTAATTCTGAGGTTCATGTACACGCAGTACCCGGAAAAAGGTGTTTTACCGTCGGAGATGTCGTGTGGGTCAGGTGGTACAGTGCACGGAAGGAAGCTTGGCAGTTGGGTACTATAAAAGAGAAGAtaggaaataaaatgtataaaatttttattcatgacCTTGAAAATTGTTGTATTAGGCATGTCGATCAGATTATAAATTATACTGGCAATAAAATTGCCGACAGCGAGTCTCATCCGTCTTCCACTTCACCATCGGCCCCGGCCTGCCAGCCTAGCGCCGAACCTATGGTAGATCAGTGCACTCAGCCTGAAGTTACAGATGCCGTCGACATGGTGGAAGAGAAGATGAATGAAGCTCAAGTATCAATGGTACCTGATGCCGAACGGGTGACAGACGAAGGAGAAAAAGAGGAGTGGCGTGATTGTGAGGTCTGGCGACATATTGCGACTTCGGCGCCGCCTTGGAAACCAACCTAG